Proteins from a genomic interval of Neisseria arctica:
- a CDS encoding SprT-like domain-containing protein produces the protein MKPTMQMYTFIQDAYDFFNDRLFAGQLPACLLTLQRDSSVMGYFSNNRWQKGKDEETVHEIALNPQYFITHRPLELMQTLVHEMVHLWQHEFGKPSHRTYHNKEWADKMESIGLMPSSTGEPGGKRTGQRMSDYPIKNGAFYLQCIVFSKMGYKLPFYDRCAKTGTSQVRNNDIEQLMETSLGAAALIKEITLEETVPEENTGCTFDSEEDRLAELSLIRPFSEQFDIDVVALSEKQELEAAAKRKATYLCQSCGDKAWGKPSLDLWCGKCKIAFVKLNGSDDSSDSEEMNDAA, from the coding sequence ATGAAACCCACCATGCAAATGTATACCTTTATACAGGATGCCTACGATTTTTTTAATGACCGGCTATTTGCCGGCCAACTTCCGGCGTGTCTGTTAACGCTGCAGCGCGACAGTAGCGTGATGGGTTATTTCTCTAACAATAGATGGCAAAAAGGCAAAGATGAGGAAACGGTGCATGAAATTGCACTTAATCCGCAATACTTTATTACCCATCGACCGTTGGAATTAATGCAAACGCTAGTGCATGAGATGGTGCATCTGTGGCAGCATGAGTTCGGCAAGCCTAGCCACCGCACTTATCACAATAAAGAATGGGCCGATAAAATGGAATCTATCGGCCTGATGCCTAGCAGCACCGGTGAGCCGGGCGGGAAACGTACCGGGCAGCGAATGAGCGACTACCCAATTAAAAACGGAGCCTTTTATTTGCAGTGTATCGTGTTTTCAAAAATGGGCTATAAACTGCCTTTTTATGACCGATGTGCTAAAACAGGAACATCCCAAGTCCGAAATAATGATATTGAACAATTAATGGAAACAAGTCTCGGGGCTGCTGCGCTTATTAAAGAGATAACGCTGGAGGAAACCGTACCTGAAGAAAATACTGGTTGTACTTTTGATAGCGAAGAAGATCGCTTGGCAGAGCTTTCTTTAATACGGCCGTTTTCAGAACAGTTCGACATAGACGTGGTTGCATTAAGTGAAAAGCAAGAATTAGAAGCGGCCGCAAAACGTAAGGCGACGTATCTTTGTCAATCCTGTGGAGACAAAGCGTGGGGTAAGCCTTCACTGGATTTATGGTGCGGCAAATGCAAAATTGCTTTCGTCAAACTCAATGGTAGTGACGATAGTTCGGATTCGGAAGAGATGAACGATGCCGCTTAA
- a CDS encoding type II toxin-antitoxin system prevent-host-death family antitoxin, with protein sequence MPTIITSQDFNRRVSQAQRDCQKEPVLITNRGQLAYVLLSYQEYARLSKSKPTSIAEALSAPADADMIDIDFDRATIETRDSEEY encoded by the coding sequence ATGCCCACCATTATTACCTCGCAAGATTTCAATCGACGTGTGAGCCAAGCTCAACGTGATTGTCAAAAAGAACCAGTTTTAATTACAAACCGAGGTCAATTGGCATACGTCCTGTTGAGTTACCAAGAATACGCCCGGTTATCAAAATCAAAACCCACAAGTATTGCGGAAGCCCTTTCGGCTCCGGCGGATGCCGATATGATTGACATCGACTTTGACCGCGCCACCATCGAAACCCGTGACAGTGAGGAATATTGA
- a CDS encoding type II toxin-antitoxin system VapC family toxin encodes MYLLDTNIISEIRKINRGRANQGVVDWATSVDAVLMYISCISLLEIESGILSLERKDIRQGQLYRDWFESTVKPQFHNKVLPIDGEISLICARMHVPDKKNLADSLIAATAIKHNLTLVTRNIKDFEYTGVRLLNPFV; translated from the coding sequence ATGTACTTACTGGATACGAATATTATTTCTGAAATTCGAAAAATCAACAGGGGACGGGCTAATCAGGGTGTAGTTGATTGGGCAACAAGTGTTGATGCAGTATTGATGTATATTAGCTGCATATCACTGCTTGAGATAGAAAGTGGTATTTTAAGCTTAGAGCGTAAAGACATACGCCAAGGACAGCTCTACCGTGATTGGTTTGAAAGTACAGTCAAACCACAATTCCATAACAAAGTGCTTCCTATTGATGGTGAGATTTCCCTGATATGTGCGCGAATGCACGTCCCGGACAAAAAGAACTTAGCAGATAGCTTAATTGCTGCGACAGCAATCAAACACAACCTGACTCTTGTTACACGCAATATAAAAGATTTTGAATATACGGGTGTACGCCTTTTAAACCCGTTTGTTTAA